CTGCAACCTGCGCTCCATCCTCGTCGATCCGCCCGCCGGTTGGTCCTGGACCCGCCAATACGACTACTTCGTTTGGGCCAGCAAGGTTGTCGCTGGACTTCTGGGCCACCACCCCGCCTTGGACGAAGACGTGCAACGCGTCCTGCAAGAGGGTCTGGACAAACTCCAACCTCTCGCCGCCGCCGAAGGCACGGCGTGATAGCCGCTCCCGGTCTCTCGGCGTAGGCTGCGAGCTTGCTCGCGCTCCCCTTGCCTCTCGGTAAAACCCGGCGTTCAAACGCAGAGCCCTTTAACCGCGACGCCGCCCGGAGGCTTGCCCGCCTTTGGCGGGTCGGCGTCCACCTCAAGGCAGTGCTTCCCCTGCCCTCTTCCTCAATGCGTTGCTGGGGCGCTGTAGGCGGGGGCTCCGGCCGGGGTGGCTGAACCTCCCGGCGTCGGCGCCACCGGCGCCTGGATGGTGCCGCGAATCTCGGCGGCCCGTTTGAGGCCGGCCGCGCTGCTGCGACCCGTGAAGCGCAGACAGAGGCGATCCATAAACACGTAGGTAATCGGCACGACAAACAGGGTCATGATCGTCGCGATGCCGAGTCCACCCACGATGACCAGACCGAGCGGGTTGCGGATCTCCGCGCCCGCCCCCTGCGCGAACGCGATCGGGACCGCACCGAGGATGGTCGATACCGACGTCATCAAGATCGGGCGGAAGCGCGCCGAGGTCGCCTGAAACACCGCCGTCGACGCATCCAAGCCTCTCTCGATTTGGAGCTGGTTGGCGAACTCCACGATGAGGATGCCGTTCTTCGCGATGAGTCCGATCAGCATGATCAGACCAAAGCGCGAAAACAGGTTGTCGGTCATCGCCGGCCCCCAATACCGCGTCGCATACAACACCGTGATGCCTCCCGCCACGGCGATCACCACGCCGGTGAAAATGGTGAAGGGATGGACCCACGACTCAAACTGCGCCGCGAGAATCAAAAAGGTGAACAGCAGCGCCAGGCCGAACATCACGTAGGTGTCCCCCGCGCCTTCCAAAAACTGCCGCGCCGGGCCGTCCCACGCATAGGTGCTGCCCGCCGGCAGCAACGCGTCGATTCGGTCCTGCAGATAGGTGATGGCGTCGCCCATCGCCACGCCGTCAGCCAGCGGCGCCGAGAGCGTGACCGAGCGCAGGCGGTTGAAGTGCGGGTAACTCTCCGGCACGGCGTTTTCGTCCCACGTCACGAGGTTGCCCAATTGCACCAGACTGCCCCGCTCCGAGCGCACGTAGATGCGCGCGAGATCGCCCGGGGTCATGCGACGGCTGTCCTCCACCTGTAGAATCACGTCGTATTGCTGACCGCCGCGCTGAAACTGCGTGACCCGCCGACTGCCCAGCAAGGTCTCCAAGGTCGTGGCGATGTCCCGCACCGGCACCGCGAGGTCGGCCGCCTTGGCGCGATCGATGCGCACATCGAGCTGCGGTTTCGTCGGCGACGGATAAAGCCGCACCGGCCCAAACACGCCACTCGCTTCCATGTCCTCCACAAACTGCTCCCCGCTGGTCTGCAGCTCCTCAAAATCACTGCCCTGCAAGACCAGTTGCAGGGAGCTGCCCCGCCCCGGTCCACCACCACCGCCGAACGGACGCTTCGGTCCCACGCTCACCTGCAGGCCGGGGCGACCGGAAGACGTCAGGTCTTGACTCTTGACAACTAATAAATCCCGACGCGAAAAGCCCCGCCTTTCCTCCTGCCGAAGACTGAATTCGGACCGAAAATCAAATGAACTCGACCAGGTGGATTATCTTCCCGTGCTTCCTGATTTTCGCTGCTGGGTGCTATCGGCAAACTGAAGCGGCTTACCTTGACCTACTCCCTCCCGGCGCAAGTGAAGTCCGTTCCACCACCATACCTGCCGGCATAGACTTCAGCGTTTTTATTAAAGCCAAACTCACACATGGTGAGTTTCATCAATTTATCAATGCCACGGGATTAACGGCCGGCGACATCAGGAATGTCTCACTCATACCAGAGGACGACGTTTCGGCTTGGTGGCACCCACAAGGGACTGGACCGCAATACTCCAAGAAGGAGGCTCATAGAGATTCCGACATCGTGAATGCGGTTCTGTGGGCAACCTATGAAGAGGGAACCCTGTATTTCCACCACATCGACCTCTAGCTCCGCCACCACCCAAGCATCGCAAAAAACAGGAACTCAAACCTCGCACGCTGGCAGGCCGACCCAATCCGACAAAGCCAAGCTCAACCGAGCCTTCCTCATCCCTCGTGGCTGGACAGGGGGAGCGCTGAGGCGAGATGGTGGTGGGCTCGTTTGTTTCCTATGAATCTGCTTCTGCACGCTGCTTACTTCGCCGCCGTCAAACACTCCGACCAACGGAGGAAAAACACCGCGGCCGCGCCTTACATCAACCATCCGCTGGAGGTCGCCTGTCACTTGTCCGAGGTGGGGGGAATCACCGATGAGGCCGTGCTCATCGCTGCCGTGCTGCACGATACGGTCGAAGACACCGCCACCACCCGCGAGGAGATCGCCACCACGTTCGGCGAGACGGTCGCGGCCCTCGTCATGGAATGCACCGACGACAAGAGCCTGGAGAAAGCCGAGCGCAAACGCCTGCAGGTCGTGAACGCGCCGAAGAAGAGCCCCGGCGCCAAGGCCATCAAGATCGCCGACAAAACCTGCAACCTGCGCTCCATCCTCGTCGATCCGCCCGCCGGTTGGTCGTGGACGCGCCAATACGACTACTTCCTTTGGGCCAACAAGGTCGTCGCCGGACTCCTGGGCCATCACTCTGCCTTGGATGCTGACGTGCAACGCGTCCTGCAAGAGGGTCTGGACAAACTCCAACCTCTCGCCGCCGCCGAAGGCACGGCGTGATAGCCGCTCCCGGTCTATCGGCGTAGGCTGCGAGCTTGCTCGCGCTCCCCTTGCCTCTCGGTAAACCCCGGCGTTCAAACGCAGAGCCCTTCAACCGCGACGCCGCCCGGAGGCTTGCCCGCCTTTGGCGGGTCGGCGTCCACCTCAAGGCAGTGCCTCCCTGCCCTCTTCCTCAATGCGTCGCTGGGGCGCTGTAGGCGGGGGCTCCGGCCGGGGTCGCTGAACCTCCCGGCGTCGGTGCCACCGGCGCTTGGATCGTGCCGCGAATCTCGGCGGCGCGCTTGAGACCGGCCGCGCTGCTGCGCCCCGTGAAGCGCAGGCAGAGGCGATCCATAAACACGTAGGTAATCGGCACGACAAACAGGGTCATGATCGTCGCGATGCCGAGCCCACCCACGATTACCAGACCGAGCGGATTGCGGATCTCCGCGCCCGCCCCCGACGCAAACGCGATCGGGACCGCGCCGAGGATGGTCGATACCGACGTCATCAGGATCGGGCGGAAGCGCGCCGAGGTCGCCTGAAACACCGCCGCCGACGCATCCAGGCCTTTCTCGATTTGGAGCTGGTTGGCGAACTCCACGATGAGGATGCCGTTCTTGGCGATGAGGCCGATCAGCATGATGAGACCGAAGCGCGAAAACAGGTTGTCGGTCATCGCCGGTCCCCAATAGCGCGTCGCATACAACACCGTGATGCCACCCGCCACGGCGATCGCCACGCCGGTGAAAATGGTGAAGGGATGGACCCACGACTCAAACTGCGCCGCGAGAATCAAAAAGGTGAACAGCAGCGCAAGGCCGAACATCACGTAGGTGTCCCCCGCGCCTTCCAAAAACTGCCGCGCCGGGCCGTCCCACGCATAGGTGCTGCCCGCCGGCAGTAACGCGTCGATTCGGTCCTGCAGATAAGTAATGGCGTCGCCCATCGCCACACCGTCGGCCAAGGGCGCCGAGAGGGTGACCGAGCGCAGGCGGTTGAAGTGAGGGTAACTCTCCGGCACGGCGTTTTCGTCCCACGTCACGAGGTTGCCCAACTGCACCAGACTGCCCCGCGCCGAGCGCACGTAGATGCGCGCGAGATCCCCCGGAGTCATGCGACGGCTGTCCTCCACCTGCAGGATCACGTCGTATTGCTGACCGCCGCGCTGGAACTGCGTGACCCGCCGACTGCCCAGCAAGGTCTCCAAGGTCGTGGCGATGTCCCGCACCGGCACCGCGAGGTCGGCCGCCTTGGCGCGATCGATGCGCACATCAAGCTGCGGTTTCGTCGGCGAGGGATAAAGCCGCACCGGCCCAAACACGCCACTCGCTTCCATGTCCTCCACAAACTGCTCCCCGCTGGTCTGCAGCTCCTCAAAATCACTGCCCTGCAAGACCAGTTGCAGGGAGCTGCCCCGCCCCGGTCCACCACCACCGCCGAACGGACGTTTGGGTCCCACACTCACCTGCAGGCCGGGGATCTTGTCGCGGGCAATGCGGCGCACTTCGGAAATGAGGTCCTGGGTGGTGCGCTCGCGTTCTTCCCAAAGGGTCAGCGTGCCGGTCACGTAGGCGCGCCCCGATGTCTGACGCTGAAAGGTGCGATCGATTTCCGGAATCTTGAGAATCTCCTCCTCCAGCTGCCGGCCGTAGGAATCGGTGTATTCCGGCGTCGCGCCCACCGGCGGCTGTATGTTGGCCGTGAATACGCCACGATCCTCCGCCGGAATGAGTTCGCGCTGCAGTTGGGTGTAGAGCCACAGGCCGAGCACGGTCATGGCCAGCGACCCGATCATCACCACGGCGCGCCAGCGCATGGTCAGCGCCAGCAGCGCGTTGAAACCGCGGTTGAGCGCCGCAAAGGCCGGTTCGGTTTTGTCGTAGAGCCACCCGTGGCCGCCCTGCTCGCGGGGCGGCGACAACAGGCGTGAGCACAGCATGGGCGACAGCGTGAGTGCGACCACGGCCGACATCACGACCGCCACCACCAGGGTGATGCCAAACTCGAAGAAGAGCCGCCCTGTCTGCCCCGACTGAAAAGCCACCGGCAAAAACACCGCCGCCAGCGTGAGCGTCGTCGCGATGATGGCGAAAGCGACCTGCCGCGCGCCGTGCACCGCCGCGGCGACCGGCGACTCGCCCGTCTCGATGCGGCGATAGATGTTTTCCAACATCACGATGGCGTCATCCACCACCAGGCCGATCGCCAGCACGCAGGCCAGCAGAGTCAGGATGTTGATCGAAAAGCCCAGCGCCGCGATCACCGCCACCGTGCCCACCAGCGAGACCGGCACCGCCAGCAGCGGAATGATGGTCGCGCGCCAGTTGCGCAGGAAGAGGAAAATCACCGTCACCACCAGCAACAGCGCTTCGTAAAGCGTGCGGTAAACCTCATCGACGGTGCGCTCGACGTAGGCCGAGTCGTCCTTGCTGAGCTCCACCACGATGCCGTCCGGCATCTCGCGCTGAAACACCGGAATGAGCGCCTTCACGCCATCGCATAGTTCGAGCAGGTTGGACGTGGGCTGCCGCAGCACCTGCACGCCCACACTCGGTCGGGCGTTGAAGTAAGTTTTGCTGCGATAGTCCTCGGCGCCCAACTCCACCCGCCCGATGTCGCGGAACTTCACCTGGTAATCGCCGCGCGTCGCCAGCACAAGGTTCTCAAAATCCGACACCTCGGTCATGCTGCCCATGAGCCGCACCGGGAACTCCTGCGTGCGCGATTCGATGCGGCCACTCGGCACTTCGACATTCTGGCGCTCAAGCGCCGTTTGCACATCGGCCACGGTGAGGTTGTAGGCCGCCAGCCGATCGCTATCGATCCACAGCCGCATCGCATAACGCGCCCCGTCGACCTGCACCGCGCCCATGCCGGGCAGCGCCTGCAAGCGTGGCACGACGATCTGCTCGATCATCTCCACAATCTCGAGGCGGTCATACACCTCGGAGTTAAACGACAAGGTGATGACCGGCGTCGTGTCGGGATCCACTTTGCTGATCCGCGGCCGATCCACCTCCTCCGGTAGCCGCACCCGTGAAACGAGATCGCGCACGTCGTTGGCCGCTTCGTCGACATCCCGATCCAGATCAAACTCGATCGTGATGCGCGAACTCTGCTCCGACGAGGTGGAGCGCATGACGTTGATGCCCTCCACTGCCGAGAGTTGTTCCTCCAGCGGATCGGTCACCTTGGTCTCCACCACCTCGGCGGAGGCTCCGCGATAGGTCGTCGAGACACTCACCGACGGCGATTCCACATTCGGGTATTCGCGGATCGGGAGCTGTTTAAACGAAAGCGCGCCGATGAGCACGATGAGCAAACAGCCCACGATGCAGATCACCGGGCGACGGATCGAGAGATCGGAGAGGATCATGGAAAATCAGTCGACAGCGTGAAACTCCGGACGGAGTTCGTCGCGCAGCGGGATGGTCTTCAGGGCGCGACCGGCCGGCAGATTGATCGCGCCCACGCCGGACGCCACCACCGGTTGACCGTCATCGACGGCGGTGGCCGGGATCACTTCCACCAATCCTTCGCTACGCAGACCGGCCTGCACCGGCACAAATTTGGCCACCTGCTTTTCGCCCTGCCGATCCACCACCGTGATGCGCATGCCGTCACGCGTGACCAGCAGCGCGCTCTCGGGCACGACCAGGATGTCGTGGCGCACATCGAGCACCAGTTCGACGTTGGCAAACATGCCGGGCTTCAAACCCGCCGGCGAGCGCTCGAGCCACCCCTTCACCGCGGTCGAACGCGTGTCGCGATCGATGCCCGGGCTCACAAAATACACTTCCCCGTCCACGCCATCCAACGACTCCAGCGCTCGCGAACTCACGCGAAACGTCGTCCCTGGGCGCACCTTGCGTTGATAGGCTTCGGGCACCTGAAACTCGATCTTCAGCTTCGAAACATCCTCCACCGTGGTGACGATGGTTTGATTGGAAACGTAATCTCCGGGGGAGATTTCGCGACCGCCCGCCAGACCGGTGAACGGCGCCCGCACGGTCGTTTTGTCCAGCCGGCTGCGTTGCAGCTCCACGCGCGCCCGCGCACTCAGGAGGCGCGCCCTCGCGGCATCGATGTCGGCCTGCGGAATCGTGTTCTGCCGACCGAGCTCTTCCATGCGGCGGTAGTTGGACTCGGCCAACTCCAGCTCCGCCTCCACCTCCAGCAACTGGGCGCGGATTTCGGTGTCGTCGATCCGCAGCAGGGTCTGCCCGGCCTTCACCAAACTGCCCTCTTCAAACTCGATACTCGTCACCACGCCCGACGCCTGCGGCCGCACTTCGGCCGATTCACGCGCGGCGATGGAGCCGACCAGCGTGAGGTTCTCCACCAGATCGCGTCGCGCCAGGGGCACGACTTCGACCAGTTGTTCGTAGTTGGCGTTACTGCGCGCAACCGCGGCGGTGGGTTTGCCGCAGCCTCCACTCAGGAGACTCAGACAAGAAACAACGGCAAGACACGCGCGGGAAGACTTCATAGGGTGGCAAAAGGAAGGAACGAGCGCGCACAACCGGCGGCGCTCACTTGCGGTAATCGAGCGGCGGTGGCCGATCCCCGAGCAGCGGCTCGTAATGGAAGTCGGCCCCACGGCGCGCTTCGAGATCGTCCGATGCCGCGGCGAGGATCTCGGCGTCGGTGAACAAATCCATGGCGGTGAGCGCCAGCGTCTTGGCGGCGACCATCATGCCCTTGGTGCCGATGGACATGCCGCCGGCCGCGACGGCCTGCCAACTATGCCCGGGCGTGCCCGGCACCCAGGTGGCCGTGCCGAGACCGATGGTCGGCACCGTCCAGCTGATGTCGGCCACGTCGGTCGAAGCCGGGAACGGCGGCGACTTCGGGCGGAAGGGCTGCACCTGCGCGGCGACTTCCAGCGCGGCCGCCCGGCCGCCCGGCAAGGTCGCGCCGATCCGCTCGGCAAACTCCCGCTCCGCGTCGTCGTAGGTCACACCGCCGACGAGTTCGAGATTCTCCCACATGGTGCGACCCAGCGGTTCGTTGGGCAGCAGCTCGTAATTGCCGTGAATGATCTCCCAGTCGACCGTCGTGCCGGTGCCGGCGGCCGCGCCCTGCGCCGCCGCTTCGAGGCGTCCCCAGACATCCTGGATCACGCGACGATCGGGATTGCGCACGTAATAAAACACTTCGGCGAAGTCGGGCACCACGTTGGGCGCCTCGCCGCCTTTTGTAATCACATAGTGGATACGCGTGTCCGACGGGACGTGTTCGCGCATCAGGTTGGCCATGAAGTTGAGTGCCTCGACGCCGTCGAGCGCCGAGCGACCGCGCTCGGGCGCGCCGGCCGCGTGCGAGGACACGCCATGGAAACGAAACTTGGCCGATTTGTTGGCCATGGAACTGCCCATGCCCACGCCGTTGCGATCACCCGCGTGCCAGTGCAGCACCGCGCTCGCGTCATCAAATTTACCGGCCCGCACGAGGTAAACTTTGCCGGAACCACCCTCCTCCGCCGGACACCCGTAGTAACGCAGGGTGCCCTTCACATTGTTTGCCGCCATCCATTCCTTCACCGCCACCGCGGCCGCAGCCGAGCCGGTGCCAAACAAATGGTGCCCGCAGGCATGACCGGCGATCGCACCATCGGTGCGCAACTCGCGCTCCGGCGAGGCCGTCTGCAACACGCCGGGCAAGGCGTCGTATTCCCCCAACATGCCGATGATCGGCTCTCCCTCGCCA
This portion of the Actomonas aquatica genome encodes:
- a CDS encoding efflux RND transporter permease subunit produces the protein MILSDLSIRRPVICIVGCLLIVLIGALSFKQLPIREYPNVESPSVSVSTTYRGASAEVVETKVTDPLEEQLSAVEGINVMRSTSSEQSSRITIEFDLDRDVDEAANDVRDLVSRVRLPEEVDRPRISKVDPDTTPVITLSFNSEVYDRLEIVEMIEQIVVPRLQALPGMGAVQVDGARYAMRLWIDSDRLAAYNLTVADVQTALERQNVEVPSGRIESRTQEFPVRLMGSMTEVSDFENLVLATRGDYQVKFRDIGRVELGAEDYRSKTYFNARPSVGVQVLRQPTSNLLELCDGVKALIPVFQREMPDGIVVELSKDDSAYVERTVDEVYRTLYEALLLVVTVIFLFLRNWRATIIPLLAVPVSLVGTVAVIAALGFSINILTLLACVLAIGLVVDDAIVMLENIYRRIETGESPVAAAVHGARQVAFAIIATTLTLAAVFLPVAFQSGQTGRLFFEFGITLVVAVVMSAVVALTLSPMLCSRLLSPPREQGGHGWLYDKTEPAFAALNRGFNALLALTMRWRAVVMIGSLAMTVLGLWLYTQLQRELIPAEDRGVFTANIQPPVGATPEYTDSYGRQLEEEILKIPEIDRTFQRQTSGRAYVTGTLTLWEERERTTQDLISEVRRIARDKIPGLQVSVGPKRPFGGGGGPGRGSSLQLVLQGSDFEELQTSGEQFVEDMEASGVFGPVRLYPSPTKPQLDVRIDRAKAADLAVPVRDIATTLETLLGSRRVTQFQRGGQQYDVILQVEDSRRMTPGDLARIYVRSARGSLVQLGNLVTWDENAVPESYPHFNRLRSVTLSAPLADGVAMGDAITYLQDRIDALLPAGSTYAWDGPARQFLEGAGDTYVMFGLALLFTFLILAAQFESWVHPFTIFTGVAIAVAGGITVLYATRYWGPAMTDNLFSRFGLIMLIGLIAKNGILIVEFANQLQIEKGLDASAAVFQATSARFRPILMTSVSTILGAVPIAFASGAGAEIRNPLGLVIVGGLGIATIMTLFVVPITYVFMDRLCLRFTGRSSAAGLKRAAEIRGTIQAPVAPTPGGSATPAGAPAYSAPATH
- a CDS encoding amidohydrolase, which produces MTALGVSGQADPADKQAVIGRLDERTAHYGEMAHEIWSLAEVGYQEFKSTRLLQDELAAAGFSIEAGVAGMPTAFIASYGEGEPIIGMLGEYDALPGVLQTASPERELRTDGAIAGHACGHHLFGTGSAAAAVAVKEWMAANNVKGTLRYYGCPAEEGGSGKVYLVRAGKFDDASAVLHWHAGDRNGVGMGSSMANKSAKFRFHGVSSHAAGAPERGRSALDGVEALNFMANLMREHVPSDTRIHYVITKGGEAPNVVPDFAEVFYYVRNPDRRVIQDVWGRLEAAAQGAAAGTGTTVDWEIIHGNYELLPNEPLGRTMWENLELVGGVTYDDAEREFAERIGATLPGGRAAALEVAAQVQPFRPKSPPFPASTDVADISWTVPTIGLGTATWVPGTPGHSWQAVAAGGMSIGTKGMMVAAKTLALTAMDLFTDAEILAAASDDLEARRGADFHYEPLLGDRPPPLDYRK
- a CDS encoding HD domain-containing protein; translation: MNLLLHAAYFAAVKHSDQRRKNTAAAPYINHPLEVACHLSEVGGITDEAVLIAAVLHDTVEDTATTREEIATTFGETVAALVMECTDDKSLEKAERKRLQVVNAPKKSPGAKAIKIADKTCNLRSILVDPPAGWSWTRQYDYFLWANKVVAGLLGHHSALDADVQRVLQEGLDKLQPLAAAEGTA
- a CDS encoding efflux RND transporter permease subunit, giving the protein MSVGPKRPFGGGGGPGRGSSLQLVLQGSDFEELQTSGEQFVEDMEASGVFGPVRLYPSPTKPQLDVRIDRAKAADLAVPVRDIATTLETLLGSRRVTQFQRGGQQYDVILQVEDSRRMTPGDLARIYVRSERGSLVQLGNLVTWDENAVPESYPHFNRLRSVTLSAPLADGVAMGDAITYLQDRIDALLPAGSTYAWDGPARQFLEGAGDTYVMFGLALLFTFLILAAQFESWVHPFTIFTGVVIAVAGGITVLYATRYWGPAMTDNLFSRFGLIMLIGLIAKNGILIVEFANQLQIERGLDASTAVFQATSARFRPILMTSVSTILGAVPIAFAQGAGAEIRNPLGLVIVGGLGIATIMTLFVVPITYVFMDRLCLRFTGRSSAAGLKRAAEIRGTIQAPVAPTPGGSATPAGAPAYSAPATH
- a CDS encoding efflux RND transporter periplasmic adaptor subunit — encoded protein: MKSSRACLAVVSCLSLLSGGCGKPTAAVARSNANYEQLVEVVPLARRDLVENLTLVGSIAARESAEVRPQASGVVTSIEFEEGSLVKAGQTLLRIDDTEIRAQLLEVEAELELAESNYRRMEELGRQNTIPQADIDAARARLLSARARVELQRSRLDKTTVRAPFTGLAGGREISPGDYVSNQTIVTTVEDVSKLKIEFQVPEAYQRKVRPGTTFRVSSRALESLDGVDGEVYFVSPGIDRDTRSTAVKGWLERSPAGLKPGMFANVELVLDVRHDILVVPESALLVTRDGMRITVVDRQGEKQVAKFVPVQAGLRSEGLVEVIPATAVDDGQPVVASGVGAINLPAGRALKTIPLRDELRPEFHAVD